A stretch of Aureispira sp. CCB-E DNA encodes these proteins:
- a CDS encoding YggS family pyridoxal phosphate-dependent enzyme — protein MVNEENYKLVLKKVNDKAANLVAVSKTKPKEDIETMYNLGQRIFGENKVQELVEKQAALPKDIEWHLIGTLQRNKVKYIADFVSLIHSVDSFKLLKEINKQAQKVDRVIDCLLQFHIAEEATKFGLSYEEGVELLSSKVYKEMQHIRIVGVMGMATFTDDTTKVAREFECLRQYFEKYKQEFFADNESFKEVSMGMSGDYEIALDKGSTLVRVGSLLFGARVYP, from the coding sequence ATGGTAAATGAAGAAAATTATAAACTCGTTTTAAAAAAAGTCAACGATAAGGCGGCAAATTTAGTAGCTGTGTCAAAAACGAAACCCAAAGAAGATATTGAAACAATGTATAATTTGGGACAACGTATTTTTGGCGAAAACAAAGTGCAGGAGTTAGTTGAAAAGCAAGCTGCTTTGCCTAAAGACATTGAGTGGCATTTAATAGGTACTTTGCAACGCAACAAGGTAAAATACATCGCTGACTTTGTTTCTCTAATTCATTCTGTTGATAGTTTTAAATTGCTAAAAGAAATTAATAAACAGGCACAAAAGGTAGATAGAGTAATTGATTGTTTGTTACAGTTTCATATTGCCGAAGAAGCTACTAAGTTTGGTTTGTCTTATGAAGAAGGTGTTGAGCTGTTAAGCTCTAAGGTTTATAAAGAAATGCAACACATTCGAATTGTTGGGGTAATGGGAATGGCAACATTTACAGATGATACAACCAAAGTTGCTAGAGAATTTGAATGTTTAAGACAGTATTTTGAAAAATATAAACAGGAGTTTTTTGCTGATAACGAATCGTTTAAAGAGGTATCAATGGGTATGTCTGGCGACTACGAAATTGCGCTGGACAAAGGAAGTACTTTGGTGCGGGTAGGATCGTTACTGTTTGGGGCGAGAGTGTACCCTTAA
- a CDS encoding response regulator transcription factor, translating into MNSSEYKILIADDEPDILEFVCYNLAKEGFEVTTATNGLDALKKAKELKPHLILLDIMMPEMDGVEVCKELRAIPEFENTIIAFLTARSEDYSQIVGFEVGGDDYITKPIRPRVLISRINALLRRFNKKSTQTDKNIIQAADLYINKEQFIVQKQGSDDKITLAKKEFELLCLLTSKPGKVFTREEIFNKIWGSNVIVGNRTIDVHIRKIREKVGEDYIQTIKGIGYKFDF; encoded by the coding sequence ATGAATTCAAGCGAATACAAAATACTTATTGCAGACGACGAGCCAGATATTTTAGAGTTTGTATGCTACAATCTTGCTAAAGAAGGTTTCGAAGTGACTACAGCAACGAATGGTTTAGATGCACTAAAAAAGGCGAAAGAACTTAAACCACACTTAATACTTTTGGATATTATGATGCCAGAAATGGATGGTGTAGAAGTTTGTAAAGAGTTGCGCGCCATACCTGAGTTTGAAAATACCATTATTGCTTTTTTAACTGCTAGAAGTGAGGACTACTCCCAAATTGTTGGTTTTGAAGTAGGTGGTGACGATTATATCACCAAACCCATTCGCCCTCGAGTACTAATTAGTAGAATCAATGCCTTATTGAGACGATTCAACAAAAAAAGTACCCAAACCGATAAAAACATTATTCAAGCAGCTGATTTATACATCAACAAAGAGCAATTTATTGTCCAAAAACAAGGCTCTGACGATAAGATAACTTTAGCGAAAAAAGAATTTGAATTGCTTTGTTTGCTAACTTCCAAACCTGGTAAAGTTTTTACAAGAGAAGAGATTTTTAATAAAATTTGGGGCAGCAATGTTATTGTTGGTAACCGTACCATTGATGTGCATATCCGAAAAATTAGAGAAAAAGTCGGTGAAGATTACATACAGACAATCAAAGGAATTGGATATAAGTTTGATTTCTAA
- a CDS encoding cell wall metabolism sensor histidine kinase WalK has protein sequence MLFFTTKNPSPEQLAWLTAANNAGILFLFTLGAKLLFTNSITWTLVFLIPVISLGFGYLAVYDSLRRFIYRKIKLIYKTIHSMKTPTTNTVVSVNMKNHMIDEVEQEVIEWAQNWTKEISSLKSMEVYRREFLGNVSHELKTPIFNIQGYLLTLLDGGMEDPDINYKYLTRAAENTERMEKIVADLGYISKFEAGKLQLHLTDFDICKLVKDVLEDSELKASEKNISLALKNSNQKPLKVTADIESIRRVIVNLISNSIKYGKENGQTLVGFYDLDNNILVEISDNGKGIAQEHIPRLFERFYRVDKGRSRSEGGSGLGLAIVKHILEAHQQTITARSRIDVGSTFGFTLKKAE, from the coding sequence ATGCTTTTTTTTACTACTAAAAATCCTAGTCCAGAACAGCTTGCTTGGCTAACAGCAGCAAATAACGCAGGTATATTGTTCTTATTTACCTTAGGTGCCAAATTACTATTTACCAACAGCATTACATGGACACTCGTTTTCTTAATTCCAGTTATCTCATTGGGCTTCGGGTATTTGGCAGTTTACGACTCACTCCGCCGATTTATATACCGAAAAATCAAGTTAATTTATAAAACCATCCATAGTATGAAAACACCAACAACCAATACTGTTGTTAGTGTAAACATGAAAAACCATATGATTGACGAAGTCGAACAAGAAGTAATAGAATGGGCGCAAAATTGGACCAAAGAAATTTCTTCTCTAAAAAGCATGGAGGTTTATCGTAGAGAGTTTTTAGGAAATGTTTCTCACGAATTAAAAACGCCTATTTTTAATATACAAGGCTATCTACTAACCCTTCTAGATGGAGGCATGGAGGATCCTGATATTAATTACAAATATCTAACTCGTGCTGCTGAGAACACCGAAAGAATGGAAAAAATCGTAGCGGATTTGGGCTACATTTCTAAATTTGAAGCAGGCAAATTACAACTACATTTAACCGATTTTGACATCTGCAAATTGGTCAAAGATGTTTTAGAAGATAGCGAACTCAAAGCTTCTGAAAAAAATATCAGTTTAGCACTTAAAAACAGCAACCAAAAACCATTAAAAGTTACTGCTGACATAGAAAGTATTCGTAGAGTTATTGTTAACTTGATCAGCAACTCTATCAAATATGGTAAAGAAAATGGACAAACCTTAGTTGGTTTTTATGACTTAGACAATAACATTTTGGTCGAAATATCTGATAATGGAAAAGGGATTGCTCAAGAACACATCCCCCGATTATTTGAACGTTTTTATCGAGTTGATAAAGGGCGCTCTAGATCGGAAGGCGGCTCTGGCTTAGGTCTTGCCATTGTAAAACACATTCTAGAAGCACACCAACAAACCATAACTGCAAGAAGTAGAATCGATGTTGGGTCTACATTTGGCTTTACACTAAAAAAAGCAGAATAA
- a CDS encoding thioredoxin family protein, with amino-acid sequence MLKNKGLFRGLTLGLILAGSTINAQIVFEKGTWEEVKEKAAKENKPIFVDAYTTWCGPCKWMAKNIFSQEQVGVYMKQNFIAYKMDMEKGEGPDFAKKNNVVAYPTLLYFDAEGKMIHKGIGARDADGLIELCNDALDPAKQLASFIKKYEEGARDKDFLVTYLGVLSDCGEDMEAPFNTYWEKTSDVEKQTAESLNLMAAVTHRFSDFKSPITQYLLKNRAAYEKVTSKEDVAQLLENTYAYGIWTVAKIEDKKEAKAFSKELLEVFPDAKKEFKKRLTYIKATMETPPDEAKIAKAHGQYLKVARSWTELNQAAWDVYENEDDPKKMKEALGWVNRSVEIDANYFNLDTKAFLLYKMKNYSEAKKAAEKAIEAAKAQGMDEDSISTIELLDNINAKLGEADSAAKS; translated from the coding sequence ATGTTAAAAAACAAGGGGCTTTTTAGAGGCTTAACATTGGGCTTAATATTGGCTGGAAGTACGATAAATGCTCAAATTGTATTCGAAAAAGGTACATGGGAGGAGGTAAAGGAGAAAGCAGCTAAGGAAAATAAGCCTATTTTTGTAGATGCATATACTACTTGGTGTGGACCGTGTAAATGGATGGCAAAAAATATTTTTAGTCAAGAGCAAGTAGGAGTTTATATGAAGCAAAATTTTATTGCTTATAAAATGGATATGGAAAAAGGGGAGGGACCTGATTTTGCCAAGAAAAACAATGTTGTAGCGTATCCTACCTTACTTTATTTTGATGCAGAAGGAAAGATGATTCACAAGGGAATTGGTGCTCGAGATGCCGACGGGTTGATAGAACTGTGCAACGATGCATTAGACCCAGCCAAACAATTGGCATCTTTTATAAAAAAGTATGAAGAAGGAGCACGAGACAAGGATTTTTTAGTTACTTATCTTGGAGTGCTAAGTGATTGTGGAGAAGATATGGAAGCGCCTTTTAACACTTACTGGGAAAAAACATCAGATGTTGAAAAGCAAACTGCTGAATCCTTGAACTTAATGGCGGCTGTTACACATCGGTTTAGCGACTTCAAAAGTCCTATAACTCAATATCTTTTAAAAAATAGAGCTGCTTATGAAAAAGTAACTAGTAAAGAAGATGTTGCTCAATTATTAGAGAATACGTATGCCTATGGGATTTGGACGGTAGCCAAAATAGAAGACAAAAAGGAAGCAAAAGCTTTTAGTAAAGAATTGCTGGAGGTTTTTCCTGATGCTAAGAAAGAATTCAAGAAACGTTTGACTTATATTAAGGCAACTATGGAAACACCACCTGACGAGGCTAAAATAGCAAAAGCGCATGGTCAATATCTAAAGGTAGCAAGGAGTTGGACGGAATTAAACCAAGCTGCTTGGGATGTTTATGAAAATGAGGATGATCCCAAGAAAATGAAAGAGGCATTGGGCTGGGTAAATCGTTCTGTAGAAATAGATGCTAACTATTTTAATTTGGATACCAAAGCTTTTTTGTTGTATAAAATGAAAAATTACAGCGAGGCTAAAAAAGCAGCAGAAAAGGCTATTGAAGCAGCTAAAGCACAAGGTATGGACGAGGATTCTATTAGTACGATAGAGTTATTAGATAATATCAATGCTAAATTAGGTGAAGCAGATAGTGCGGCTAAAAGTTAG
- a CDS encoding 30S ribosomal protein S16: protein MALKIRLQRKGRKKKPFYHIVAADARAPRDGKFIQKMGTYNPLTVPATIELDIDAAYDWLMKGAQPTDTARAILKFKGVYYKKHLQRGVAKGAFDQETADKMLNEWLEAKEAKVEKRKDATKDAAEARRKKIFGVAPVKKEEPVEEAAEETTEEVATETAEDATPTDDNAEA, encoded by the coding sequence ATGGCTTTAAAAATCCGTTTACAGCGTAAAGGACGCAAGAAGAAACCTTTTTATCACATCGTAGCAGCTGATGCTCGTGCTCCACGTGATGGTAAATTTATTCAGAAGATGGGTACTTATAACCCATTAACTGTTCCTGCTACTATCGAGTTGGACATTGATGCAGCTTACGACTGGTTGATGAAAGGTGCGCAACCAACAGACACTGCTCGCGCAATTCTTAAGTTTAAAGGCGTATACTACAAGAAACACCTTCAACGTGGTGTAGCTAAAGGTGCCTTTGACCAAGAGACTGCTGACAAAATGTTGAATGAGTGGCTAGAAGCAAAAGAAGCAAAAGTTGAAAAACGTAAAGATGCTACTAAAGATGCTGCTGAAGCTCGTCGCAAAAAAATCTTCGGTGTTGCTCCTGTCAAAAAAGAAGAGCCTGTAGAAGAAGCTGCAGAGGAAACAACTGAAGAAGTTGCTACTGAAACAGCAGAAGATGCAACTCCAACTGATGACAACGCAGAAGCTTAG
- a CDS encoding DUF4783 domain-containing protein has translation MKTLLLLLVATSLYGQPNFNAVINAIKAGNTTEIGTYMDANVEVTVGDKDGSYAKAQAISVVNGFFQQHSPSSCSLVHSGGARDGASYYCIGNLSAGGGKYRVYIFFKKVGSTYLIQEMRFEKE, from the coding sequence ATGAAAACACTATTACTACTATTGGTAGCAACATCATTGTACGGACAGCCTAATTTTAATGCTGTAATTAACGCAATAAAAGCAGGCAACACAACAGAAATAGGAACTTATATGGATGCTAATGTAGAAGTTACAGTAGGCGATAAAGACGGTTCTTATGCTAAAGCCCAAGCTATTTCAGTAGTTAATGGCTTTTTTCAACAACACAGCCCAAGCAGTTGTAGTTTGGTTCATAGTGGTGGTGCTCGAGATGGAGCCTCTTACTATTGTATTGGAAACTTATCAGCAGGAGGAGGGAAATATAGAGTATATATTTTCTTTAAGAAAGTAGGAAGTACTTATTTGATTCAAGAAATGCGGTTTGAGAAAGAGTAA
- a CDS encoding polymer-forming cytoskeletal protein yields the protein MFGKNGNTPKNNSKSSTNTTSSLEVCNIALGTTIEGSFKAEANIRLEGSIYGNVSCSGRIVMSKNAYIKGDIICQNIVSEGKVEGNIVAKEKVHLFATAIVEGNIKYTKLQIEEGAIFNGQAMCAKSTTAPSIKEG from the coding sequence ATGTTTGGAAAAAATGGTAATACCCCAAAGAATAATTCAAAGTCCTCAACCAATACCACTTCCTCTTTAGAAGTTTGTAACATTGCTTTAGGCACAACCATAGAAGGTAGTTTTAAAGCAGAAGCAAATATTAGATTGGAGGGCTCTATTTATGGTAATGTTTCTTGTTCTGGTCGTATTGTAATGTCCAAAAATGCATATATCAAAGGTGATATTATCTGCCAAAACATTGTTTCTGAAGGGAAAGTAGAAGGGAATATTGTTGCCAAAGAAAAGGTTCACTTATTTGCAACAGCTATTGTTGAGGGCAATATCAAATATACTAAATTACAAATTGAAGAAGGGGCTATTTTTAATGGTCAAGCTATGTGCGCCAAAAGTACAACAGCACCTTCTATAAAAGAGGGTTAA
- a CDS encoding polysaccharide deacetylase family protein, whose product MLKKTLIQSLHFFSRSIPLPWLRALSGQRFISIFYHTISNQELPHIKHLYRVRNTTLFEQDLDYLLNFFTPIGITELIEAIYHEKPLPSNAFFLSFDDGLAECYHVIAPILKRKGIPATFFINSDFVDNKGLMFRYKASYLIEELSKQSIPHSKIAPFFKSYQLPFSDLKSSLLSVRWLQQNLLDDLAAAFDVDFNSFLKQQEPYLTQQEISQMIADGFTFGSHSQNHPTYNAIELKDQIQQTLLSQTYLKEVFQLPYQIFAFPFTDSGVSKAFFDKILGEEKFQLTFGGAGLKHETIQGQLQRFGMETQQLNSPKQLLHTEYCYYIIKSIFRKNTIYRS is encoded by the coding sequence ATGCTCAAAAAAACGTTGATTCAAAGTTTACATTTTTTTTCACGTAGCATTCCTTTACCTTGGCTTAGGGCTCTTAGTGGTCAACGTTTTATCTCCATTTTTTATCATACGATTAGCAACCAAGAGCTTCCTCATATCAAGCATTTATACCGCGTTCGTAATACTACTTTATTTGAACAAGACTTGGATTATTTGCTAAATTTTTTCACTCCAATTGGTATAACCGAATTAATTGAAGCCATCTATCATGAAAAACCCTTACCTTCAAATGCTTTTTTTCTTAGTTTTGATGATGGGTTAGCCGAATGTTACCATGTGATTGCTCCTATTCTCAAAAGAAAAGGAATCCCTGCTACTTTTTTTATCAATTCAGACTTCGTAGACAACAAAGGGCTTATGTTTCGCTACAAGGCTAGTTATTTAATCGAAGAATTAAGCAAACAATCCATCCCACATTCAAAAATTGCTCCCTTTTTTAAATCTTATCAGCTGCCTTTTTCGGATTTAAAAAGTAGTCTACTATCTGTTCGGTGGTTGCAACAAAACTTACTAGATGATTTAGCGGCTGCCTTTGATGTTGATTTTAACAGTTTTTTGAAACAACAAGAACCCTATTTGACCCAGCAAGAAATTTCCCAAATGATTGCCGATGGGTTCACTTTTGGTAGTCACAGTCAAAATCACCCAACTTATAATGCGATTGAGTTAAAGGATCAAATACAGCAAACTCTTTTAAGTCAAACTTATCTAAAAGAAGTTTTTCAACTTCCTTATCAAATTTTTGCCTTTCCTTTTACAGATAGTGGTGTTTCTAAGGCTTTTTTTGATAAAATTTTGGGAGAAGAAAAGTTTCAACTTACCTTTGGAGGAGCAGGACTTAAACACGAAACTATCCAAGGACAATTGCAGCGATTTGGCATGGAAACCCAGCAATTAAATTCCCCCAAACAATTGCTCCATACAGAGTATTGTTATTATATCATCAAGTCTATTTTTAGAAAGAATACGATTTATAGAAGTTAA
- a CDS encoding Rossmann-like and DUF2520 domain-containing protein: protein MALKITVIGAGNVGFHLAQRLYKYGHCICQVFSRTPAKASHLAKLVKAKGISNLKDISLEADIYILAIKDDSIKIITEEISFLGKYNKLIAHTSGSVASDVFTKHFANYGIFYPLQTFSTTKKVDFEKLPFCIYGNNSSTEKQLFQLAESICPNVYLINDEQRAILHVTAVIVNNFSNYLYGIAHDICADQNVPFDILKPLIYETVRKIDLSSPQDVQTGPAVRGDLDTIAKHIEFLKKYPDHQALYELISSRIINQIKQRALVDK from the coding sequence ATGGCACTTAAAATCACAGTTATTGGTGCTGGAAATGTTGGTTTCCATTTGGCACAACGTTTATATAAATATGGGCATTGTATTTGCCAAGTATTTAGTCGTACTCCAGCAAAAGCATCTCACTTAGCAAAACTTGTTAAAGCTAAAGGAATCAGCAACTTAAAAGACATTTCTTTAGAAGCAGATATCTATATATTAGCTATAAAAGATGATAGCATAAAAATTATAACTGAGGAAATTTCTTTTTTAGGAAAGTACAACAAACTAATTGCCCATACCTCTGGTTCTGTTGCTAGCGATGTTTTTACCAAGCATTTTGCCAATTACGGTATTTTTTATCCCCTTCAGACCTTCTCAACAACTAAGAAGGTAGATTTTGAAAAACTTCCTTTCTGCATTTACGGCAATAATTCTTCTACAGAAAAACAATTGTTCCAATTAGCTGAAAGTATTTGCCCCAATGTCTACTTGATTAATGATGAGCAGCGAGCTATTTTACACGTTACAGCAGTTATTGTTAATAATTTCAGCAATTATCTTTATGGAATTGCGCACGATATTTGCGCTGATCAAAATGTTCCCTTCGACATTCTAAAACCATTAATTTACGAAACCGTTCGAAAGATTGATTTATCTAGTCCACAAGATGTGCAAACGGGTCCAGCTGTTCGAGGAGATTTAGACACAATCGCCAAACACATTGAGTTCTTAAAAAAATATCCTGACCACCAAGCACTCTATGAATTGATAAGCTCCAGAATTATTAACCAAATTAAACAACGAGCATTGGTAGACAAATAG
- a CDS encoding DUF4249 family protein produces the protein MRKVLLFSSLVFLAFLSYSCEKEINLKAQTPPGQLYANSILNPDSVFRVFISYSTAITAPLNEIEDRLTQAIDAVVVIKDDNGAIIDTLEFIQKVYSGINSSFLVFESIEGLRPLPSQTYELYVSEPAIKNSKIISAQATLPTSFAPIYAKKRNPRRVITGTDQTFAIDLAWEDPNPQQENLFIIEATYRNIDWAWGFPELAKSELYSIASENDNEEIGPANGKFFYIFIDDNKLRDRQRTDSIFTRIGVLTHTFDQWVDYGNPFSSELLIHVHHVSEDLYDYYQDVEKYRINSSGTDIFAQPVPVRGNVQGGLGILGTEIVQEAVLIYQ, from the coding sequence ATGAGAAAGGTTCTATTATTCAGCAGTTTAGTTTTTTTAGCTTTTCTAAGTTACTCCTGTGAAAAAGAAATCAACCTAAAAGCGCAAACGCCTCCTGGACAACTTTATGCCAATTCAATTCTCAACCCTGATAGTGTCTTTAGAGTATTCATTAGCTACTCCACGGCTATCACCGCACCTCTAAACGAAATTGAGGACCGACTCACACAGGCTATTGATGCTGTTGTGGTCATAAAGGATGATAATGGAGCTATTATAGACACCTTAGAATTTATTCAAAAGGTTTATTCGGGTATCAACAGCAGCTTTTTAGTTTTTGAATCTATCGAGGGTTTGCGCCCCTTGCCGAGCCAAACATATGAATTGTATGTTAGTGAACCAGCTATTAAAAATAGTAAAATCATCTCTGCACAAGCAACGCTACCAACTTCATTCGCTCCCATTTATGCTAAAAAGCGAAACCCGAGACGTGTAATCACAGGTACCGACCAAACTTTTGCTATAGATTTGGCTTGGGAAGATCCTAATCCTCAACAAGAAAATCTATTTATTATAGAAGCAACTTATAGAAATATCGACTGGGCTTGGGGATTTCCAGAATTAGCCAAAAGTGAATTATACTCTATTGCATCTGAGAACGACAATGAAGAAATTGGTCCTGCTAATGGTAAATTCTTTTATATTTTTATTGATGATAATAAGCTTCGAGACCGTCAACGTACGGATAGTATTTTTACTAGAATAGGAGTTCTTACCCATACATTTGACCAATGGGTAGATTATGGCAATCCTTTTAGTAGTGAACTTTTAATTCATGTCCACCATGTTAGCGAAGATTTGTACGACTATTATCAAGATGTAGAGAAATATAGAATTAATAGCTCTGGAACCGACATATTTGCTCAACCTGTCCCTGTTAGAGGAAACGTTCAAGGAGGTTTGGGGATTCTAGGAACAGAGATTGTACAAGAAGCTGTCTTGATTTATCAATAA
- a CDS encoding S1-like domain-containing RNA-binding protein, whose protein sequence is MIELGKYNLLEVARSTPHGLYLEDKEGNDVLLPGKFIPEGTAVGDYLEVYIYRDNEERLVATTEEPKITLYEFASLKVSDVSEHGAFVDYGVGKDLFIPFREQKVAMEVDKYYLVYMYLDGQTDRLAGSTKIEQFLDLVDVEEDVVEVGDEVLVTVWGRSELGTNVIVNNRYKGLIYANELFENLKVGMTRAAYIHRVREDGKLDIRLEKDGYAKVEDNAQKILNLLKKRDGYLLLTDKSSPELIKKQLGMSKKTFKKSIGALYKQKRISLEDRGIRLLE, encoded by the coding sequence ATGATTGAATTAGGAAAATATAACCTATTAGAGGTGGCTAGAAGTACCCCTCATGGTTTATACTTAGAGGATAAAGAGGGGAATGATGTGCTATTGCCAGGTAAGTTCATTCCAGAAGGAACAGCTGTTGGAGATTATTTAGAAGTCTATATTTATAGAGACAACGAAGAACGGTTGGTGGCAACTACTGAAGAACCTAAAATAACATTGTATGAGTTTGCGAGCTTAAAGGTGTCCGATGTAAGCGAACATGGTGCTTTTGTAGATTATGGCGTTGGAAAAGACTTATTTATTCCATTTAGAGAACAAAAAGTAGCTATGGAAGTAGATAAGTACTATTTAGTGTATATGTATTTAGATGGGCAAACGGATCGATTGGCAGGGTCTACTAAAATTGAACAATTTTTGGATCTAGTGGATGTAGAAGAAGATGTAGTAGAAGTAGGTGATGAGGTGCTTGTTACTGTTTGGGGAAGGTCAGAATTGGGAACTAATGTTATTGTTAATAATCGTTACAAAGGATTAATTTATGCCAATGAGTTGTTTGAGAACTTGAAAGTAGGCATGACAAGAGCGGCTTATATTCATAGAGTTCGCGAAGATGGAAAATTGGACATACGTTTAGAAAAAGATGGTTATGCCAAAGTGGAAGATAACGCGCAAAAGATTTTAAATCTCTTAAAAAAACGAGATGGTTACCTCTTGTTGACAGACAAAAGCAGCCCAGAGTTAATTAAAAAACAGTTGGGAATGAGCAAAAAGACCTTTAAAAAATCAATTGGGGCGTTGTACAAACAAAAACGAATCTCGTTAGAAGATAGAGGCATTCGGTTGTTAGAGTAA